In Mastomys coucha isolate ucsf_1 unplaced genomic scaffold, UCSF_Mcou_1 pScaffold20, whole genome shotgun sequence, one DNA window encodes the following:
- the Pcbp1 gene encoding poly(rC)-binding protein 1 translates to MDAGVTESGLNVTLTIRLLMHGKEVGSIIGKKGESVKRIREESGARINISEGNCPERIITLTGPTNAIFKAFAMIIDKLEEDINSSMTNSTAASRPPVTLRLVVPATQCGSLIGKGGCKIKEIRESTGAQVQVAGDMLPNSTERAITIAGVPQSVTECVKQICLVMLETLSQSPQGRVMTIPYQPMPASSPVICAGGQDRCSDAAGYPHATHDLEGPPLDAYSIQGQHTISPLDLAKLNQVARQQSHFAMMHGGTGFAGIDSSSPEVKGYWASLDASTQTTHELTIPNNLIGCIIGRQGANINEIRQMSGAQIKIANPVEGSSGRQVTITGSAASISLAQYLINARLSSEKGMGCS, encoded by the coding sequence ATGGACGCCGGTGTGACTGAAAGCGGACTCAACGTGACTCTCACCATTCGGCTGCTGATGCATGGAAAGGAAGTAGGCAGCATCATCGGGAAGAAAGGGGAGTCGGTGAAGAGGATCCGCGAGGAGAGCGGCGCGCGGATCAACATCTCGGAGGGGAACTGCCCGGAGAGAATCATCACGCTGACTGGGCCCACCAATGCCATCTTTAAGGCCTTCGCCATGATCATCGACAAGCTGGAGGAAGATATCAACAGCTCCATGACCAACAGCACGGCGGCCAGCAGGCCCCCGGTCACCCTTCGGCTGGTGGTGCCCGCCACCCAGTGTGGCTCCCTGATCGGCAAGGGCGGCTGCAAGATCAAGGAGATCCGCGAGAGCACCGGGGCCCAGGTCCAGGTGGCGGGGGATATGCTGCCCAACTCGACCGAGCGGGCTATCACCATCGCTGGCGTGCCGCAGTCCGTCACCGAGTGTGTTAAGCAGATCTGCCTGGTCATGCTGGAGACGCTCTCCCAGTCTCCGCAAGGGAGAGTCATGACCATCCCGTATCAGCCCATGCCGGCCAGCTCGCCAGTCATCTGCGCGGGCGGCCAAGATCGCTGCAGCGACGCGGCGGGCTACCCCCACGCCACCCACGACCTGGAGGGACCACCTCTCGACGCCTACTCGATTCAAGGACAACACACCATTTCTCCGCTGGATCTGGCCAAGCTGAACCAGGTGGCAAGACAACAGTCTCACTTTGCCATGATGCACGGCGGGACGGGATTCGCCGGAATTGACTCCAGCTCTCCAGAGGTGAAAGGCTATTGGGCAAGTTTGGATGCATCTACTCAAACCACCCATGAACTCACCATTCCAAATAACTTAATCGGCTGCATAATCGGGCGCCAAGGCGCCAACATCAATGAGATCCGCCAGATGTCCGGGGCCCAGATCAAAATTGCCAACCCAGTGGAAGGCTCTTCTGGAAGGCAGGTCACTATTACTGGCTCGGCTGCCAGTATTAGCCTGGCTCAGTATCTAATCAATGCCAGgctttcctctgagaaggggatgGGGTGCAGCTAG
- the LOC116099186 gene encoding uncharacterized protein LOC116099186, whose amino-acid sequence MRGREGGAGEARGVFRGGGVARRGAAWRPCTRSAGHVGPLRPRRPGASYQPPPWPPSGGCVRYAERLESHPAHRVTLGLVGVLGDVLGTRAARRMASIYIMLCLHFVGLRSPHHLPLCVLSPTTVSETLEERGASMGCRQAPPRSALAREPPGPRSREAAAILGGLPDRVLPPGNGPPNAGERLVISLPAPRAAAIVNLEESKTNLER is encoded by the exons ATGCGCGGGCGTGAAGGGGGAGCAGGAGAGGCCCGCGGTGTCTTCCGGGGGGGAGGGGTGGCGAGGCGAGGCGCGGCCTGGCGGCCGTGCACGCGCTCTGCTGGGCACGTGGGGCCCCTTCGTCCCCGGCGTCCGGGCGCCTCGTACCAGCCCCCACCTTGGCCTCCGTCCGGTGGCTGCGTCCGCTACGCAGAAAGACTGGAGAGTCACCCAGCCCACCGAGTGACGCTCGGGCTTGTTGGTGTGTTGGGGGACGTGTTAGGAACACGGGCCGCTCGAAGAATGGCGTCCATTTACATAATGCTTTGTTTGCATTTTGTTGGCCTCAGAAGCCCCCACCACCTGCCCTTGTGTGTTTTATCTCCCACGACAGTTTCTGAGACTTTAGAGGAGCGGGGAGCATCGATGGGGTGCCGGCAGGCCCCCCCTAGGTCCGCGCTGGCTCGCGAGCCGCCGGGGCCACGCTCTCGGGAGGCGGCCGCCATCTTGGGAGGACTTCCTGACCGAGTCCTCCCGCCAGGAAATGGCCCTCCAAACGCTGGAGAGCGGCTCGTGATTTCTTTGCCGGCTCCTCGTGCCGCCGCCATAGTCAACCTAGAGGAG AGCAAGACAAACCTAGAGAGATGA